TCCAGACGGTGCTGAAAATATAATTACTTTATCCATATTTTTGAGTTTCGAGCTCCAGAGTCCGAGTTGCTTATCCCATCAATAATAATTGTGATCCCGCATCTCGTACCTGGTCGCTACAACACGTTTAACGTTTGTTCTTTAATTTTCTCCAAATCATCCTTCATCATCACTACCAGTTTCTGGATTTCGGCATGGTTGGCTTTAGAACCTAAAGTGTTGATCTCTCTTCCGATTTCCTGAGAAATAAAGCCCAGTTTTTTACCATTGAAAGATTCATTGTCCATTACTTCCTTGTAATATTTCAAATGCTGGGTCAGTCTTACTTTTTCCTCTGAAATGTCCAGTTTTTCTGTGAAGTAAGCCATTTCCTGATAGAAACGGGTTTCGTCCACATTTTCGAATTCTTTCAGAGTCTTTTGGTAACGTTCTTTTACACTCACGATTCTTTCTTCTTCAAAAGGAATCACTTCGCCCAGATATTTATCAATGTTTTGAATATTTCTGCTAAGCTCTTCATGTAAAATACTGCCTTCAGTTTTTCTGAATTCTTCAAATCGATCTACTGCAGCATGAACGATTTTTGCTAATGCTTCCCATTCGCCTTCTGTAAGCTCATCAGGTCTTGAGGTGATGGCATCCGGCAATCTTACTGCCATTTTCAGATATTCGAAATCAGGACCATCTGATGCAATATTTTTAAGTTCATTGATGTATGAATCAATTAAACCTTTATTAATTTTTACATCATTAGATTCTTCAAGATTTTCAAGATTGACATAGCAGTCAACTTTTCCACGGATAATTCTATCGTTAAGAATTTTTCTGATCTCAAATTCTTTTTCTTTGTAACGTAAAGGAATTTTGATATTTAAATCAAAGCTCTTGCTGTTCAGTGATTTAATATCTATTGTTATTTTTTTTCCTTCAAAAACACCTTCGGCCCTACCGAAGCCAGTCATTGATAAAATCATAGTTTTTTATTGTTCTACAAAGATAAACATTTAAATTAGCACAGTGAAATCTGTAAAAGATTCTATTTTACTGATAAAATAATGAATGTGCACTGATGAAAAATCTGATTTCTGTAGTAGGACCCACCGGAATAGGGAAGACAAAACTGGCAATTGATCTGGCAAAACATTTCAATACCGAAATTGTTTCCTGTGATTCCCGGCAGTTTTTCAAGGAAATGAAAATAGGAACAGCCGCACCATCTGAAGAAGAGTTGGCTGAAGCACCTCATCATTTTATTGGCAATCTTTCCGTTGAAGAATACTATTCAATTGGTCAATACGAAGAAGATGTCCTGAAAAAACTCACTGAACTTTTTCAAAAACATAACACCGTCATTCTTGTAGGAGGAAGTATGATGTATGAAAAAGCTGTGATTGAAGGGTTGAATGATCTGCCTGAAGCCAATGTTGAAAATCAGGAAAAGCTTCAGAAACTTATGGAAGAGGAAGGTGTTGAAAAACTTCAGGAAATTTTAAAAGAATTAGATTCCGAATATTTTGAAGTAGTCGATATTCACAATCACCGAAGACTTTTACGTGCTATTGATGTGATCTGGCAAACCGATAAAAAGTATTCTGAACAGATTGCTGTTTCTCAGGATTCCAGAGATTTTAACGTTATCAGAATTGGAATTGAAGCGCCAAGAGAAGAATTGTATGATAGAATCAACCGTAGAGTGGATATTATGATGGAAAAGGGTCTTTTGGATGAGGTAAAAGGTCTGGAGAAATTCAAAGGACTGACTGCTTTGAATACGGTTGGTTATACTGAATTATTCAAATATTTAGATGAAGAATGGGATCTTGATTTTGCTGTTTCTGAAATTAAAAAGAATAGCCGCAGATATGCTAAGCGTCAATTGACATGGTATAGAAAGGCTGATGATATTCATTATTTGCAGTTGGGATATTCTCAGCAGGATTATGAGGATTTGATTCTTTGGATTACTGAGCAGTTTCAGAAATAAATTTTTGAACTATTAAGATTATAAGAGGGTTAGAGGAGCCTGGCTTTAAGGAATACTGTTCTTAAAATCTATTGATTCGCATCGATGAAATTTAATTTCTTTAATCATTTAAAAATTGAAGACAGACATTGAGATTCCTCGGAATGACAAAGACTATATGTATTGTTTGTCATTCTGACGAAGGAAGAATCTTGTATATTGTTTCAGAGATTCTTCACTCCACGTTGTTCCGTTCAGAATGACAGCGTATAATTAGATGTCCTGGGGATAATCTAAAGCATAGAGTTTATGTTGATTTAATATAATTTAACAATAAAAAAATGCGGTTCTATAAAGAACCGCATGTCAAACAATATAATTTAATTTACTACTTCCAACCGCCACCCAGCGCTCTGTATAAATCTACAATGCTGCTTAATCTTTGTCTTTTAATGGAAGCAAGATTCAACTCTGCTTGAAGAGAATTTCCCTGTGCGGTAATCACTTCAAGATAATTGGTAGAACCTCCTCTGTAAAGAAGTTGTGCACTTTTAATTCCATCTTTCAATGTAGTGGACTGTTCTGCTGCTTTTTGTTCCTGGACTTTTAAATTTTCATTAGAAACTAAAGCGTCAGAAACTTCCCCTACTGCATTTAATACGGCTTGACGGAACGCCAATACATTTTTCTCTCTTTGAATTTTAGCTACCTCAAAATCGGTTTTTAATTGTCTTTTCTGGAAAATCGGCTGAGTAATTCCTCCTAAAACCGACCCAAATAATGATGCCGGAATCTGAAACCAGTTATCGAATTTAAATGAATTAACTCCGCCATTTGCTGTAATCTTTAAAGCAGGATACATATTGGCCTGGGCAATTCCTACCATGGCATTAGATTCCAGTAAAACCAATTCCTGCTGACGTACATCCGGTCTGCGGCTTACCATAGCTGCAGGAAGTCCTGCCATGATATTTTGAGGCAGAGAAGTATCAGACATCTCAATCGTTCTGTTGACTTTATTAGGCGTCTCACCTACCAGAATACTCAATGCATTTTCCTGAATCGCAATATTCTGTTCCAATTGAGAGATCAAAAGTTCAGTGGCTTGTTTCTGAGCAGTAGCCTGCTGAACTCCCAAAGAAGTGGTATCTCCACTTTCCCACATTTTTTGTGTAATTAATAGAGTATTACTGGTTAACTCCAGATTGGATTTGGCAATTGCCAGCTGTTTATCCAGCATCAGAAGATTGTAATATCCCTGGGCAATAGCGGCTACCACTTGAGTTTGAATAGCCTTTGAACCTTCATACGTTTGCAGATACTGCATTCTGGAAACTTCTTGCTGGTTTTTGATTTTCCCCCAGATATCGGCCTCCCATGAAAGATTGAAGGCTGCATTATAATCTTCAACATGGCTTTGACCTAAAAACAGGTTTAAGCTTTGTCCGTTCATACTGTTTTTAGATGGCTTAGAAATCTGAGCCGCTACTCCAAATCCAACATCCGGATATTGCATATATTTTGCCTGTTTCAGTTTTTCCTGTGAAGAAGCTACTTGTTTTAAGGCAATTTGAAGATCATAATTATTTTTAATTCCTTTTTCAATCAGACCTTGTAAAATAGGGTCATTGAAAAATTGTTTCCATTCCAGATTGGCAATACTTGCTGTATCAGCAGTGGCCGTGTACTGGAATTTTTCCGGTAGCGGAAGATCCGGCTCCGTGTATGCCAGTTTTGACACACACGAAACAGATCCTAAAGCTATGGCGAATGTTAATATAATATTTTTTAGTCTTTTCATAGTTTTTCTTTAATAGACTTTAATGGAGTACAAAACTTTAAGGGTTTTATTTTCCCACAGATTTCACAGATTTACACAGATGCTTTCAGGTGATAAAATCAAAGATTTTCAAAAAAACTTAAGTGTACTGCTTATGCAAAAGCTTTTGTAACTTTTGTGGTAATCTTATTTGAAAAATTTTATTTCCCACAGATTGCGCAGATTTACACAGATGCTTTCGGACAAGAAAATCAAAGATTTTCAAAAACTTATATGTACTTCTTATGCAATATATTTTTAACTTAAAATCACTTAAGTGTTTGAAATATTTTATGATTTATAAATTCCATTTTTTGTTACCATTTAATTAATGAGGAGTTGCCAGAAGTTCTTCTTCCATTTGCTTTTTCAGAAGTCTTTTCTTCTTTCTGCTTGGCATTTTTTCATGCAGATATTGGAAGACAACATACATCACAGGAATAATGAAAATTCCGAATACTACTCCTGTAAGCATTCCACCTACGGTACTATACCCAATAGAATGGTTTCCTTTTGCAGAAGCTCCCTGCGTCCAAACTAATGGAAGCATTCCTACGATGAAAGCAAAAGAAGTCATCAGGATGGGTCTTAGACGTAATCTTGAAGCCTGAAGTGCAGATTCAATCAATGATCTTCCTGCTTTTCTTCTCTGAACAGCAAATTCTACGATCAGGATGGCATTTTTTGCTAATAATCCCACCAACATGATTAATCCTACCTGTACATAAATATTGTTATCAATTCCTGCCAGACCTGTGAAGGCAAATACTCCGAATATTCCGGTTGGAATAGTTAAAATAATGGCAAACGGAAGAATATAACTTTCGTATTGAGCGGCTAACAGGAAATACACAAATAAAATACTTAGTAAGAAGATAAAAGTTGTTTGTCCTCCTGTTTTAATCTCCTCACGCGTAATTCCTGTCCATTCATATCCATAGCCTCTCGGAAGTGATTTCTGAGCAACTTCTTCTACAGCTTTAATGGCATCTCCGGTACTGTATCCCGGTTTTGGAGTACCATTAATAGTTACCGCATTGAAAAGGTTATTTCTCGTCACAGTTTCCGGCCCGAAGGTTCTTTTTAAGGTGACTAAAGTTTTAGCAGGAACCATTTCTCCAGATTTGTTTTTCACATAGATTCCCTCCAAAGAATTAATATCCGTACGGTAAGGAATATCTGCCTGAGCCATTACCCTATAGTATTTCCCGAATCTGTTGAAATCAGAAACGAAGCTACTTCCGTAGTAAATCTGCATGGTCTGCATTAATTCGGTGATAGAAACTCCTAACTGATTGGCTTTATCTGTATCTACATCAATGGTGTATTGTGGATTTCCGGCTGCATACGTTGTAAAGGCAAAGGCAATTTCCGGACGCTTCATTAATTCACCAATGAATTGTTGAGTCGTGGTTCCCAATTGCTCAAAAGATCCGTTGGTTTTATCCTGTAGCATAAATTCAAAACCGGACACGTTACCAAATCCCTGAATGGTAGGGAAATTGAAGAAGAAAGCATTAGCGTCTTTTACCTGGCTTACTTTTCCTGTTAATGCAGCAGCAATTTGATCCGGATCCTTCATTTCTCCACGTTGATCATAATCTTTAAGTTTGATAAAACCTGCAGAATATGGAGAAGTATTCGCATTACTGATGAAGTTCATTCCATCGGCTACCCAAAGGTGGTTGGTTGCTTTTTCTCCGTTAATGATTTTATCAATCTGTTCAGTCGCTCTGTGAGTCCTTTCCAATGAACTTCCCGGAGGAGTATTCACTGCATATAATACAAATCCCTGGTCTTCCGTTGGAATAAATCCTGATGGTGCTTTTTTAATCATAAAAATACTTGCTGCTGTGATGACAACAAGGCCTCCAATAGCTACCCATTTGTTTTTGATTAAAAACTTAAGACTGTAAATATATTTTTTGGTCATATTATTGAAGCTGGCATTAAATGCATTGAAAAACCTCGCTCCAAAACCTTTTTTGTGACCATGTTCACCGTGCTCTCCTTGAGGATCACTTAAGAAAAGGGCGCATAATGCTGGGCTTAACGTTAAAGCATTCACCGCCGAAATCATAATGGCAATGGCTAATGTAAAGGCGAACTGTCTGTAGAAAACTCCCGCAGGACCTTGCATAAAACCAACCGGAATAAATACTGCACACATCACCAATGTAATTGAAATAATGGCTCCGGAAATCTCACTCATAGAGTTCATGGTTGCGTGTTCCACAGGCATTCCTGTTTGTTCCATTTTAGAATGGACGGCTTCTACCACGACAATAGCATCATCTACCACAATACCGATGGCCAGAACCAATGCAAATAAAGTAAGCATGTTGATACTGAAATCAAATAACTGAAGGAAGAAGAATGTACCAATAATAGCGACAGGTACGGCAATGGCTGGGATTAAAGTAGATCTGAAATCCTGAAGGAAAATAAATACTACAATAAATACCAAAATAAATGCAATCACCAATGTTTCAACGACCTGATGAATAGAAGCATCAAGGAAATCTTTGGAGTTATACATGATAATTGGCTTCACTCCTTTAGGCAGGGTAGTGCTGAACTGGTCTACCTGTTTTTCAATCTCAGTAAGGATCTCATTCGCATTGGAACCAGCTGTTTGTAAAATAGCAAACCCTGAAACAGGCTTTCCATCCACTCTGTTGGCCGCTGTATAAGTATAAGATCCGAATTCTACTCTTGCAACATCTTTTAATCTTAAGAAAGAACCGTCACTATTCGCTTTGATGGCGATATTTTCATAGTCTTCATTCTTGTTTAGTTTTCCTTTATATTTAAGGATATATTCGTAAGTTTCCTTACTTCCCTGTCCAAGACGTCCCGGAGCAGCTTCAAGGTTATGATCTTTGATAGCGCCTAACACTTCCTGTGGAGAAAGGTTATTAGCAGCTAATCTGTCCGGTTTCAACCAGATTCTCATCGAATAATCTCTGGTTCCGAATACCTGTGCCTGTGCAACTCCCGGAATACGCTGTATCTGAGGAATGATGTTGATTTTTAGATAATTCTGCAAGAAAAGCTCATCATATTGTTTAGGATCATCACTCGTTAATCCCATAAACATAATCATACTGTTCTGAACTTTCTGAGTGGAAATTCCAGCTTGTACTACTTCCTGAGGAAGTTGGCTCATCGCTTTTGATACACGGTTTTGTACGTTTACGGCAGCATTATCGGGATCAGATCCTTGCTTAAAGAAAACGCTTAAGGTCATGGTACCGTCATTACTGGAGTTGGAAGTCATGTATGTCATGTTCTCCACTCCATTCACAGCTTCCTCAATAGGGGTTGCTACAGAACGTGCCACTACTTCAGCATTTGCTCCCGGATAAAAAGCCGTTACCTGGACACTCGGTGGAGCAATATCCGGAAAGAGGGCGATAGGCAAATTAAAGAGAGACAAAGCTCCCAATAATAAGAGTATTATGGAGATGACCGTGGAAAGGACCGGTCTTTCTATAAATTGTTTTAACATAAGAAGTTTATTTTTTTAATTTGCTTACACTTTTTTAACACTTAAGTTTTAAAGATTTTCAAATACTTATATGTACTTATCAGCATAATCAATTCAACTGTATATACTTATCTAAAAGCTTTTATGACTTTTGTGGTTAAAAAAGTTTAAACAGTTACAACGGCTTTGCTCTCAATAGGCTATCCGAAGAAATAGCTTTGGGTTTGATGGAGGCTCCGTCTTTCAGGTTTCCGATTCCGGTGTAGACAATTTTTTCTCCTGGTGAAAGTCCTTCAGAGATAAAGTAATAACTATCTGTTTTTCCTGAAATTTTAATAGGTTTTCCGGTTACCTTTTTATCATTGCCCATTACATAGACATACGTTTTATCCTGAATTTCGAAAGTAGATTCCTGTGGAATAACCACTGCATTTGAAATCAGTTGTGGCATACGTATTCTTCCTGTATTTCCGGTTCTCAGTGTTCCGTTGGTATTAGGAAAAACGGCACGTACGCTGATGGCTCCTGTTGTTTTGTCAAACTGTCCGTCTACAATGCTTAATCTTCCTTTTTCAGGATAAGTACTGTTGTCGGCAATAACCAAGTCTACCATAGGCATATTTTTTAACTTTTCCTCTAAAGTTGCGCCGGGATATTTATTCTGAAAAGCAATAAAATCAAGTTCACTTAAAGAGAAATAGGCATAAATTTCACTGATGTCTGATAGTAAAGTCAATGGATTAGGATCAGTTCTTGAGATCAGGCTTCCCTTTTTAAAAGGAATTCGTCCGATATATCCGCTTACGGGTGCTGTAATCGTAGTAAATCCTACATTGATTTTAGCACTGCCAACAGATGCTCTGGCCTGTGATGCGGCAGCTATAGCGGCTTCATAGTTGGCTTTTGCTGTTTTAAGCTGAACATCAGATACAACTTTTGCAGCAACTAAAGGCTGAAGTCTGTCCACTTCTACTTTTGCCTTTTGTATATTGGCGTTGGCAACCTGAAGATTAGCATTTGCCATATTCATCTGCTCGCCATAGCTTCTTGAATCTATTTTAAATAAAGGCTGTCCGGCTCTTACATACGCGCCTTCCTCTACATAAATTCTGTCCAGATATCCATCAACCTGAGATCTGATTTCCACATTGTTTTTCCCTTCTAAAGCAGTTGGGAATTCCTGATAGGTGGTAGCAGGAGAAGATATAACGGTATAAACC
This Chryseobacterium sp. G0162 DNA region includes the following protein-coding sequences:
- a CDS encoding YicC family protein, with the translated sequence MILSMTGFGRAEGVFEGKKITIDIKSLNSKSFDLNIKIPLRYKEKEFEIRKILNDRIIRGKVDCYVNLENLEESNDVKINKGLIDSYINELKNIASDGPDFEYLKMAVRLPDAITSRPDELTEGEWEALAKIVHAAVDRFEEFRKTEGSILHEELSRNIQNIDKYLGEVIPFEEERIVSVKERYQKTLKEFENVDETRFYQEMAYFTEKLDISEEKVRLTQHLKYYKEVMDNESFNGKKLGFISQEIGREINTLGSKANHAEIQKLVVMMKDDLEKIKEQTLNVL
- the miaA gene encoding tRNA (adenosine(37)-N6)-dimethylallyltransferase MiaA, with the translated sequence MKNLISVVGPTGIGKTKLAIDLAKHFNTEIVSCDSRQFFKEMKIGTAAPSEEELAEAPHHFIGNLSVEEYYSIGQYEEDVLKKLTELFQKHNTVILVGGSMMYEKAVIEGLNDLPEANVENQEKLQKLMEEEGVEKLQEILKELDSEYFEVVDIHNHRRLLRAIDVIWQTDKKYSEQIAVSQDSRDFNVIRIGIEAPREELYDRINRRVDIMMEKGLLDEVKGLEKFKGLTALNTVGYTELFKYLDEEWDLDFAVSEIKKNSRRYAKRQLTWYRKADDIHYLQLGYSQQDYEDLILWITEQFQK
- a CDS encoding efflux transporter outer membrane subunit; the protein is MKRLKNIILTFAIALGSVSCVSKLAYTEPDLPLPEKFQYTATADTASIANLEWKQFFNDPILQGLIEKGIKNNYDLQIALKQVASSQEKLKQAKYMQYPDVGFGVAAQISKPSKNSMNGQSLNLFLGQSHVEDYNAAFNLSWEADIWGKIKNQQEVSRMQYLQTYEGSKAIQTQVVAAIAQGYYNLLMLDKQLAIAKSNLELTSNTLLITQKMWESGDTTSLGVQQATAQKQATELLISQLEQNIAIQENALSILVGETPNKVNRTIEMSDTSLPQNIMAGLPAAMVSRRPDVRQQELVLLESNAMVGIAQANMYPALKITANGGVNSFKFDNWFQIPASLFGSVLGGITQPIFQKRQLKTDFEVAKIQREKNVLAFRQAVLNAVGEVSDALVSNENLKVQEQKAAEQSTTLKDGIKSAQLLYRGGSTNYLEVITAQGNSLQAELNLASIKRQRLSSIVDLYRALGGGWK
- a CDS encoding efflux RND transporter permease subunit, whose amino-acid sequence is MLKQFIERPVLSTVISIILLLLGALSLFNLPIALFPDIAPPSVQVTAFYPGANAEVVARSVATPIEEAVNGVENMTYMTSNSSNDGTMTLSVFFKQGSDPDNAAVNVQNRVSKAMSQLPQEVVQAGISTQKVQNSMIMFMGLTSDDPKQYDELFLQNYLKINIIPQIQRIPGVAQAQVFGTRDYSMRIWLKPDRLAANNLSPQEVLGAIKDHNLEAAPGRLGQGSKETYEYILKYKGKLNKNEDYENIAIKANSDGSFLRLKDVARVEFGSYTYTAANRVDGKPVSGFAILQTAGSNANEILTEIEKQVDQFSTTLPKGVKPIIMYNSKDFLDASIHQVVETLVIAFILVFIVVFIFLQDFRSTLIPAIAVPVAIIGTFFFLQLFDFSINMLTLFALVLAIGIVVDDAIVVVEAVHSKMEQTGMPVEHATMNSMSEISGAIISITLVMCAVFIPVGFMQGPAGVFYRQFAFTLAIAIMISAVNALTLSPALCALFLSDPQGEHGEHGHKKGFGARFFNAFNASFNNMTKKYIYSLKFLIKNKWVAIGGLVVITAASIFMIKKAPSGFIPTEDQGFVLYAVNTPPGSSLERTHRATEQIDKIINGEKATNHLWVADGMNFISNANTSPYSAGFIKLKDYDQRGEMKDPDQIAAALTGKVSQVKDANAFFFNFPTIQGFGNVSGFEFMLQDKTNGSFEQLGTTTQQFIGELMKRPEIAFAFTTYAAGNPQYTIDVDTDKANQLGVSITELMQTMQIYYGSSFVSDFNRFGKYYRVMAQADIPYRTDINSLEGIYVKNKSGEMVPAKTLVTLKRTFGPETVTRNNLFNAVTINGTPKPGYSTGDAIKAVEEVAQKSLPRGYGYEWTGITREEIKTGGQTTFIFLLSILFVYFLLAAQYESYILPFAIILTIPTGIFGVFAFTGLAGIDNNIYVQVGLIMLVGLLAKNAILIVEFAVQRRKAGRSLIESALQASRLRLRPILMTSFAFIVGMLPLVWTQGASAKGNHSIGYSTVGGMLTGVVFGIFIIPVMYVVFQYLHEKMPSRKKKRLLKKQMEEELLATPH
- a CDS encoding efflux RND transporter periplasmic adaptor subunit, which gives rise to MNIPGKTRFIVLISSIILLQSCTKAAEGSNTAPPAPELPVYTVISSPATTYQEFPTALEGKNNVEIRSQVDGYLDRIYVEEGAYVRAGQPLFKIDSRSYGEQMNMANANLQVANANIQKAKVEVDRLQPLVAAKVVSDVQLKTAKANYEAAIAAASQARASVGSAKINVGFTTITAPVSGYIGRIPFKKGSLISRTDPNPLTLLSDISEIYAYFSLSELDFIAFQNKYPGATLEEKLKNMPMVDLVIADNSTYPEKGRLSIVDGQFDKTTGAISVRAVFPNTNGTLRTGNTGRIRMPQLISNAVVIPQESTFEIQDKTYVYVMGNDKKVTGKPIKISGKTDSYYFISEGLSPGEKIVYTGIGNLKDGASIKPKAISSDSLLRAKPL